Proteins encoded together in one Deinococcus irradiatisoli window:
- a CDS encoding DM13 domain-containing protein, with translation MTIRRLNVLTFSMFLGAALVQSTDAAAPTGTMKDSTMNDHMGQSAVQGRFKSVEAPTSGQVSWSRSDEKYILTATGLKTEPAPDLQVWLYQDRGGVRKGVTNLKVAGAYFTVGTLKKFGGNFSFTVAAKALPKDLSKFNSVLLWCDQVSAAFAVAALK, from the coding sequence ATGACCATTCGCCGCCTGAACGTCTTGACCTTCAGCATGTTTCTCGGCGCCGCCCTGGTCCAGAGCACCGACGCCGCCGCGCCCACCGGCACCATGAAAGACAGCACCATGAACGACCACATGGGCCAGAGCGCCGTTCAGGGCCGCTTCAAGTCGGTGGAAGCGCCGACCAGCGGCCAGGTGAGCTGGAGCCGCAGCGACGAGAAGTACATCCTCACGGCCACCGGCCTGAAGACCGAACCCGCGCCGGACCTGCAGGTCTGGCTGTACCAGGACCGGGGCGGTGTCCGGAAGGGCGTCACCAACCTGAAAGTGGCCGGCGCCTACTTCACGGTGGGGACCCTGAAGAAGTTCGGCGGCAATTTCAGCTTCACGGTGGCCGCCAAGGCCCTGCCCAAAGACCTGAGCAAGTTCAACAGCGTGCTGCTGTGGTGTGATCAGGTAAGTGCCGCGTTCGCGGTCGCCGCCCTGAAATAG
- a CDS encoding carbohydrate ABC transporter permease has protein sequence MIRAPRSKSRFSLRDTLMSYGFLAPALILLTLFTFYPLAYGSYLGFTEYGGARFGQGLPPKWIGLENFRTLLADPLFLRSLVNSVKYLIVVPVLQLASLAVAVLVNKNLPGMAFFRAAYYVPVVTSISLAAVMWDWVYNKDGTLNWVLGAAHLLSRSSMFGWLNNEYSAFWAVMLVTFWRGFGYYMVLYLAGLQGIPQELEEAAVLDGASSWKRFWSITVPMMKPTILLCSLLSTIAALRVLEEVLVLTNGGPLNSTYTALMYVYSKAFQGFNFDYGLASAAGLVVAAVALLLSAVNFRLFRDSSGDSV, from the coding sequence ATGATCCGCGCTCCGCGTTCAAAGTCCAGATTTTCGCTGCGCGACACCCTGATGTCCTACGGCTTTCTGGCACCCGCCCTGATTTTGCTGACGCTGTTCACGTTCTACCCGCTGGCCTACGGCTCGTACCTGGGCTTTACCGAGTACGGCGGCGCGCGCTTCGGCCAGGGCCTGCCGCCCAAGTGGATCGGGCTGGAGAATTTCCGGACGCTGCTCGCGGACCCGCTGTTTCTCAGGTCGCTGGTCAACAGCGTCAAGTACCTGATCGTCGTGCCGGTGCTGCAACTCGCCTCGCTGGCGGTGGCGGTGCTGGTCAACAAGAACCTGCCGGGCATGGCCTTTTTCCGGGCGGCCTACTACGTGCCGGTGGTGACCAGCATCTCGCTGGCCGCCGTGATGTGGGACTGGGTCTACAACAAAGATGGCACCCTCAACTGGGTGCTGGGCGCGGCGCACCTGCTGTCGAGGAGCAGCATGTTCGGCTGGCTCAACAACGAGTACAGCGCCTTCTGGGCGGTAATGCTGGTGACGTTCTGGCGGGGGTTCGGCTACTACATGGTGCTGTATCTGGCCGGGCTGCAGGGCATTCCGCAGGAACTCGAGGAAGCCGCCGTGCTCGACGGGGCCAGCAGCTGGAAGCGCTTCTGGAGCATCACCGTGCCGATGATGAAACCCACCATCCTGCTGTGCAGCCTGCTCTCGACCATCGCCGCGCTCCGGGTGCTGGAAGAAGTGCTGGTGCTCACCAACGGCGGGCCGCTCAACAGCACCTACACGGCGCTGATGTACGTGTACTCCAAGGCGTTTCAGGGCTTCAACTTCGATTACGGGCTGGCGAGCGCCGCCGGACTGGTGGTGGCGGCGGTGGCCCTGCTGCTCTCGGCGGTCAATTTCCGCCTCTTCCGCGACAGCTCGGGAGACAGCGTATGA
- a CDS encoding S8 family peptidase: MKRPPVRLPRHLALLLTGGLLSACSITPAPPSGEFPGGGTSYTVSGEVLAPGVKDIPAAQTGNWSAPHVAGQVLVRSGGLSAQQLAPAARSALAGIRTQTLSSAGLTLAYTPAGQSDAAFAAKLARSGLSAQPNYFYRALAVPNDPGVPGNAGVKVGAATYDQDYLTRINAQGGWNALSALGKTPVGAVTAILDSGVDLNHPDLAGRLLPGRDFCPALLTDDQGNTDCVGEDNDPSDLTTTSVAGHGTASAGLLGAATNNGLGLAGLTWSGRTILPIKVIGVGGSVAGATTASLTAGVNYAVAQGARVINLSLGLTGPNTDPALAVAIGSAAAADVVLVAAAGNTPGDGLYYPASDPHVLAVGALGRSDALACYSARPQPGQKALDLVAPGGNAGTGTSTCNQFGPDDLLVLGPNGGYRLDAGTSFAAPQVSGAAALIRALRPDLTASQVGQVLTGSARTVPGGKLLDVGAAIAAAEVTDPPVTPPEPHPTPEVRYTLQVEALQGGTVVGQYRTSGVRLTTPQRLPYTIADLPAGRYVLSATLTVGSRTSSGQVNVTLGGDTTLDIPTE; the protein is encoded by the coding sequence CGCCGTCCGGCGAATTTCCTGGCGGGGGCACCTCGTATACCGTCAGCGGTGAGGTGCTGGCCCCAGGCGTCAAGGACATCCCCGCCGCCCAGACCGGCAACTGGAGCGCCCCGCACGTGGCGGGTCAGGTGCTGGTGCGCTCGGGCGGCCTGAGCGCCCAGCAGCTCGCTCCGGCGGCGCGCTCGGCGCTCGCGGGCATCCGCACCCAGACTCTATCCTCAGCGGGCCTGACGCTGGCCTACACCCCGGCTGGCCAGAGCGACGCCGCCTTCGCCGCCAAACTGGCCCGCAGCGGCCTGAGCGCGCAGCCCAACTACTTCTACCGGGCGCTGGCGGTGCCGAACGACCCCGGCGTGCCGGGCAACGCGGGGGTCAAGGTCGGCGCGGCCACCTACGACCAGGACTACCTCACCCGCATCAATGCCCAGGGCGGCTGGAACGCCCTCTCGGCGCTGGGCAAGACGCCGGTCGGCGCGGTGACGGCCATCCTCGACAGTGGGGTGGACCTGAACCACCCCGACCTGGCCGGGCGGCTGCTGCCGGGGCGCGACTTCTGCCCGGCCCTGCTCACCGACGATCAGGGCAACACCGACTGCGTGGGCGAGGACAACGATCCCAGCGACCTGACCACCACCAGCGTGGCCGGACACGGCACCGCCAGCGCCGGCCTCCTTGGCGCGGCCACCAACAACGGTCTGGGGCTGGCGGGCCTGACCTGGAGCGGGCGCACCATTCTGCCCATCAAGGTGATCGGTGTAGGCGGCTCGGTGGCCGGCGCGACCACTGCCAGCCTCACCGCCGGAGTGAACTACGCGGTGGCCCAGGGCGCCAGGGTCATCAACCTGAGCCTGGGCCTCACCGGCCCGAACACCGATCCGGCGCTCGCAGTAGCCATTGGCAGTGCGGCGGCGGCTGACGTGGTGCTGGTAGCGGCGGCGGGCAACACTCCCGGCGACGGCCTGTACTACCCGGCCAGCGATCCCCACGTGCTGGCGGTGGGGGCGCTGGGCCGCAGCGACGCGCTGGCCTGCTACAGCGCCCGGCCCCAGCCGGGGCAGAAGGCGCTCGATCTGGTCGCGCCCGGCGGCAACGCGGGCACGGGCACGTCCACCTGCAACCAGTTCGGCCCCGACGACCTGCTGGTGCTGGGCCCCAACGGCGGTTACCGTCTCGACGCCGGCACCAGTTTCGCCGCGCCCCAGGTCAGCGGCGCGGCGGCCCTGATCCGTGCCCTGCGCCCCGACTTGACGGCCAGCCAGGTGGGTCAGGTGCTGACCGGCAGCGCCCGCACGGTGCCCGGCGGCAAGCTGCTGGACGTGGGCGCGGCCATCGCGGCGGCCGAGGTGACCGATCCCCCGGTGACGCCGCCCGAACCGCACCCGACGCCGGAGGTCCGCTACACCTTGCAGGTCGAAGCCCTGCAGGGCGGAACGGTGGTGGGGCAGTACCGCACGTCCGGCGTCCGCTTGACCACCCCGCAGCGCTTGCCCTACACCATCGCCGATCTGCCGGCGGGCCGCTATGTCCTGAGCGCCACCCTGACGGTCGGCAGCCGCACCAGCAGCGGTCAGGTCAACGTGACGCTCGGCGGCGACACCACCCTGGACATCCCCACCGAGTAG
- a CDS encoding ABC transporter substrate-binding protein, which translates to MKHAARLLTLGFSLALGTAAAQSPVEVQLWTWYLSPKFDNYIKDTISAFEKANPGITVKWFDKQDSMVQDFLSSVNMGSAPDVVNLNIDETSKAAQNGFLRNVDALTPAATLKSTFYPQTLANFTIGGKVYAYPWYGSLNEGVLLYNPDLLSKAGVKPPRDMNELLNMVKTVKDKTGAYAWVPALKDPGGASFLGYFFSDGLPIYDASGKAAFNSPAHVALLQKYIDLFKAGYFPEDALRKEAFQLATELYPQNKVAMIVGGPQALNRIKDTNPSLYAKTVVTSAPLGKAKVQTGTSMGMVIPAASKHPAEAAKLAAFFTNNANQMAFAKIVPIVPTTAAAQNDPYFKKASSDPIAKATSLVGASGRYINPGFKAPGNSDDLYKNFSDNIEAALLGKKTAQAALNDSVAYWNANMKK; encoded by the coding sequence ATGAAGCATGCTGCCCGTCTGCTGACCCTCGGCTTTTCGCTCGCCCTCGGCACCGCCGCCGCCCAGTCGCCGGTGGAAGTGCAGCTGTGGACCTGGTACCTGAGCCCCAAATTCGACAACTACATCAAAGACACCATCAGCGCCTTCGAGAAGGCCAACCCCGGCATCACGGTCAAGTGGTTCGACAAGCAAGACAGCATGGTGCAGGACTTCCTGTCGAGCGTGAACATGGGCAGCGCGCCGGACGTGGTCAACCTCAACATCGACGAGACCTCCAAGGCCGCGCAAAACGGCTTTCTTAGGAACGTGGACGCCCTGACGCCGGCGGCGACCCTCAAGTCCACCTTCTATCCGCAGACGCTGGCCAATTTCACCATCGGCGGCAAGGTCTACGCCTACCCCTGGTACGGCTCGCTGAACGAGGGCGTGCTGCTCTACAACCCCGACCTGCTCAGCAAGGCCGGCGTCAAACCGCCGCGCGACATGAACGAACTGCTGAACATGGTCAAGACCGTCAAGGACAAGACCGGCGCCTACGCCTGGGTGCCGGCCCTCAAAGACCCGGGCGGCGCGTCATTCCTGGGCTACTTCTTCTCGGACGGCCTGCCGATCTACGACGCCAGCGGCAAGGCGGCCTTCAACAGCCCGGCGCACGTGGCGCTGCTGCAAAAGTACATCGACCTCTTCAAGGCCGGCTACTTCCCCGAAGACGCGCTGCGCAAGGAAGCCTTCCAGCTCGCCACCGAGCTTTATCCGCAGAACAAGGTCGCCATGATCGTCGGCGGGCCGCAGGCGCTCAACCGCATCAAGGACACCAACCCGTCGCTCTACGCCAAGACGGTGGTGACCAGCGCGCCGCTGGGCAAAGCCAAGGTGCAGACCGGCACCAGCATGGGCATGGTGATTCCCGCCGCCAGCAAACACCCGGCCGAGGCCGCCAAGCTGGCCGCCTTCTTCACCAACAACGCCAACCAGATGGCCTTCGCCAAGATCGTGCCGATCGTGCCGACCACCGCCGCCGCGCAGAACGATCCGTACTTCAAGAAGGCCAGCAGCGACCCGATCGCCAAGGCCACCAGCCTGGTCGGCGCGTCGGGGCGCTACATCAACCCCGGCTTCAAGGCGCCGGGCAACAGTGACGACCTCTACAAGAACTTCAGCGACAACATCGAGGCCGCCCTGCTCGGCAAGAAAACCGCCCAGGCCGCGCTGAACGACTCGGTGGCGTACTGGAACGCCAACATGAAGAAGTAA
- a CDS encoding flavin reductase family protein, whose translation MTLPPHEFRQTLGRFASGVTVITAAADGERRGMTANAFVSVSLVPPLILVSVDKRASMHAVLESAERFGVSVLSAAQRPLSDHFAGRPQPAEVPWFDHEGLPLIAGAVAQLVCRKHSAVDAGDHTLFLGEVDYSRYTDDDPLIYFRGQYHELG comes from the coding sequence ATGACCTTGCCTCCCCATGAATTTCGCCAGACCCTGGGCCGCTTCGCCAGCGGCGTGACGGTGATCACGGCCGCTGCCGACGGCGAGCGGCGCGGCATGACCGCCAACGCCTTTGTCAGTGTCAGCTTGGTGCCGCCGCTGATTCTGGTGAGCGTGGACAAACGCGCCAGCATGCACGCGGTGCTCGAAAGCGCCGAGCGCTTCGGCGTCAGCGTCCTGAGCGCCGCCCAGAGACCGCTCAGCGACCATTTTGCCGGCAGGCCGCAGCCCGCCGAGGTGCCGTGGTTCGACCACGAGGGCCTGCCGCTGATCGCCGGCGCGGTGGCGCAGCTGGTGTGCCGTAAGCACAGCGCCGTCGATGCCGGCGACCATACCCTCTTTCTCGGCGAAGTGGATTACAGCCGCTACACCGACGACGACCCGCTGATTTATTTCCGGGGCCAGTACCACGAGCTGGGGTAA
- the nagZ gene encoding beta-N-acetylhexosaminidase gives MDRPAAHTLIVDLPGPDLTPEQGRFLTRYRFGGVCLFARNFSSPERTARLIREIRDALGHDALIATDQEGGAVLRRLDVPMPPTPQALGVIGSEEAAYEAGAVAARGLIELGINWNFAPSLDVNVNPLNPVIGERSFGTDPQQVARLGVAWARGSEAAGVMSAAKHFPGHGDTALDSHLALPTVDKPRDELERTEWLPFKAAVAAKLGSLMTAHIVYPALDPHLPATLSRAALTELLRREWHYDGVVVTDATDMRAIADAYPHGEAAPLALAAGADAVLSCGHGDLTTHAEHADALGRALQSGQLASGRLAEAQRRLVSAAQRFPGTPRPYTAGQRTADDLRAATWARQSLEWVGTPPRLDPQGPVLLLATLTAEVGGPYGDFLGGEALAAQLRRVFPQLWVALQDDDPQPGLDLLARFPEAPVLLATTGRWAVPQVLRRLAEDLRQRPALHLALWNPEHAAALALPAVITHGFRPANLQALAEALGAG, from the coding sequence TTGGACCGGCCCGCCGCCCACACCCTGATCGTCGACCTGCCCGGCCCCGATCTGACACCCGAGCAGGGCCGTTTCCTGACGCGCTACCGTTTCGGCGGTGTGTGCCTGTTCGCCCGCAACTTCTCGTCGCCGGAGCGCACCGCCCGCCTGATCCGTGAAATTCGGGACGCGCTGGGCCACGACGCGCTGATCGCCACCGACCAGGAAGGCGGCGCGGTGCTGCGGCGGCTGGACGTGCCGATGCCGCCGACCCCGCAGGCGCTGGGCGTCATCGGCTCCGAGGAGGCCGCGTACGAAGCCGGCGCGGTGGCGGCACGCGGGCTGATCGAACTCGGCATCAACTGGAACTTCGCCCCGAGCCTGGACGTGAACGTCAACCCGCTCAACCCGGTGATCGGGGAGCGCTCGTTCGGCACCGACCCGCAGCAGGTGGCCCGCCTGGGCGTGGCCTGGGCGCGGGGCAGCGAGGCCGCCGGGGTGATGAGCGCCGCCAAGCACTTCCCCGGTCACGGCGACACCGCCCTCGACAGCCACCTGGCCCTGCCCACGGTGGACAAGCCGAGAGACGAACTCGAACGCACCGAATGGCTGCCGTTCAAGGCGGCGGTGGCGGCGAAGCTGGGCAGCCTCATGACCGCCCATATCGTCTATCCGGCGCTCGACCCCCACCTTCCGGCGACCCTCTCGCGGGCGGCGCTCACCGAGTTGCTGCGGCGCGAATGGCACTACGACGGGGTGGTCGTCACCGACGCCACCGACATGCGGGCCATCGCCGACGCCTACCCGCACGGCGAGGCCGCGCCGCTGGCCCTGGCCGCCGGAGCCGACGCGGTGCTGAGCTGCGGGCACGGTGACCTGACCACGCATGCCGAGCACGCCGACGCGCTGGGCCGCGCCCTTCAGAGCGGTCAGCTGGCATCCGGGCGGCTGGCCGAGGCCCAACGCCGCCTGGTGTCAGCGGCCCAGCGCTTTCCCGGCACGCCGAGGCCGTACACGGCGGGGCAGCGGACCGCCGACGACCTCCGCGCCGCAACCTGGGCGCGGCAGTCGCTGGAGTGGGTCGGGACGCCGCCGCGCCTCGATCCGCAGGGGCCGGTGCTGCTGCTCGCCACGCTGACGGCGGAGGTGGGCGGTCCCTACGGGGATTTCCTGGGCGGCGAGGCCCTGGCGGCCCAGTTGCGGCGCGTCTTTCCGCAGCTGTGGGTGGCGCTGCAAGATGATGATCCGCAACCCGGCCTCGACCTGCTGGCCCGCTTTCCGGAAGCCCCGGTGCTGCTCGCCACCACCGGACGCTGGGCGGTGCCGCAGGTGCTGCGCCGCCTCGCCGAAGATCTACGCCAGCGGCCAGCCCTGCACTTGGCGTTGTGGAATCCCGAACACGCCGCCGCGCTGGCGCTGCCCGCCGTGATCACGCACGGCTTCCGGCCCGCCAATTTGCAAGCGCTGGCCGAAGCGCTCGGTGCGGGCTGA
- a CDS encoding RNA polymerase sigma factor — MPTGAGVPAASWPPSDAELIARFAARDEAALGELFDRYQAAAHGLALQILRESAAAQEVVHDSFLKVWDRPGLYDPQRAAFSTFILTVVRRAAISKLRGVRFHLPLEDEEGAPLPLRDETVDLPSRSEQQQVAERVRAALAQLKAPQRETVERAYYQGQTREAIAEAMGVPVGTVKSRLKYALERLSSALSPADLHGELPDSPAPAPRKEVK; from the coding sequence ATGCCGACAGGAGCAGGCGTACCCGCCGCATCCTGGCCGCCGAGCGACGCCGAACTGATCGCCCGCTTCGCCGCGCGTGACGAAGCGGCGCTGGGCGAACTGTTTGACCGCTACCAGGCCGCCGCCCACGGCCTGGCCCTGCAGATTCTCAGGGAAAGCGCCGCCGCGCAGGAGGTGGTGCACGACTCGTTTCTGAAGGTCTGGGACCGGCCGGGGCTCTACGATCCGCAGCGGGCGGCGTTTTCGACCTTCATTCTGACGGTGGTGCGCCGCGCCGCCATTTCCAAACTGCGCGGCGTGCGCTTTCATCTGCCGCTGGAAGACGAGGAGGGCGCGCCGCTGCCGCTGAGGGACGAAACGGTGGACCTGCCCTCGCGCAGCGAGCAGCAGCAGGTGGCTGAGCGGGTGCGGGCGGCGCTGGCACAGCTCAAGGCGCCGCAGCGCGAAACGGTGGAGCGGGCCTACTACCAGGGCCAGACCCGCGAAGCGATCGCCGAGGCGATGGGCGTGCCGGTGGGCACGGTCAAGAGCCGGCTCAAGTACGCGCTGGAGCGCCTCAGCAGCGCCCTGAGCCCCGCCGATCTGCACGGCGAATTGCCCGATTCCCCCGCGCCCGCGCCCCGCAAGGAGGTGAAGTGA
- a CDS encoding carbohydrate ABC transporter permease, translating into MSLVGQAAPTRTAVRPRRGRKLGRLVLRYVLLLAVLIFAIFPFLWTLAIALTDKHGGGSIYDFPASLFPRAVTLRNFVEVYTTFSLGKYIWNSVSITAMTIFGTLLVSALAAYPLARFRFPGKALIFGVIIATLVLPGETTFIVNTLTLKHLGLLGTHLGVVLPTIAGAFGIFLMRQAFLGIPQALIEAARIDGAGELTILTRIMLPLSKPSLAALGIFTLVGTWNAYFWPMLVLSAAPDKAPLSVAVLRLKGQFNYDPFNIAAGSIIMMLPVLLVFLSAQKLFMRGMEGAVK; encoded by the coding sequence ATGAGCCTGGTGGGTCAGGCCGCGCCCACCCGCACGGCGGTTCGGCCGCGAAGGGGCCGCAAGCTGGGCCGGCTGGTGCTGCGCTACGTGCTGCTGCTGGCGGTGCTGATCTTTGCGATATTTCCCTTTTTGTGGACGCTGGCGATTGCCCTCACCGACAAGCACGGCGGCGGCAGCATCTACGATTTTCCCGCCAGCCTCTTTCCGCGCGCCGTGACGCTGCGCAACTTCGTGGAGGTCTACACCACCTTCAGCCTGGGCAAGTACATCTGGAACAGCGTCTCGATCACGGCCATGACCATCTTCGGCACCCTGCTGGTCTCGGCGCTGGCCGCCTACCCGCTGGCACGCTTCCGCTTTCCCGGCAAGGCCCTGATCTTCGGGGTGATCATCGCCACGCTGGTGCTGCCCGGCGAAACCACCTTCATCGTCAATACCCTGACCCTGAAACACCTGGGCCTGCTCGGCACCCACCTGGGCGTGGTGCTGCCCACCATCGCCGGGGCCTTCGGCATCTTCCTGATGCGTCAGGCGTTTCTGGGCATTCCGCAGGCGCTGATCGAGGCTGCCCGTATCGACGGGGCCGGCGAACTCACCATCCTGACCCGGATCATGCTGCCGCTGAGTAAGCCCTCGCTGGCCGCACTCGGCATCTTCACGCTGGTGGGCACCTGGAACGCCTACTTCTGGCCGATGCTGGTGCTCTCGGCCGCGCCGGACAAAGCGCCGCTGAGCGTGGCGGTGCTGCGGCTCAAGGGGCAGTTCAACTACGATCCGTTCAACATCGCGGCGGGCTCGATCATCATGATGTTGCCGGTGCTGCTGGTGTTTCTCTCGGCCCAGAAGCTGTTCATGCGCGGCATGGAAGGAGCGGTGAAATAA
- a CDS encoding DUF2270 domain-containing protein, protein MPRLAPPPTPTLPLTAASYSTNEANALIHLYRAEVGKMTAYRQRLDMTTNWSVVTTAGLASFALGDDNNSHVVFLFAMLMNYFFLHLEARRFRTFEISHHRTRIMERFFYPAMLGDTVDPNWHQLLLGELAKPRSPMDRWDSLGWRLRRNYLWIYVGILIAWIAKLDTVRNKQMAFSPITLIDAAHIGSFPGWGVWVLVGIFYAYLLRLAIKASKTYPLEEG, encoded by the coding sequence ATGCCCCGCCTCGCGCCGCCGCCCACGCCGACCTTGCCGCTGACGGCGGCGAGCTACAGCACCAACGAAGCCAACGCGCTCATTCACCTCTACCGCGCCGAGGTGGGCAAGATGACCGCCTACCGCCAGCGGCTGGACATGACCACCAACTGGTCGGTGGTGACCACCGCCGGTCTGGCGAGCTTCGCGCTGGGCGACGACAACAACAGCCACGTGGTGTTCTTGTTCGCCATGCTGATGAACTACTTTTTCCTGCACCTCGAAGCGCGGCGCTTTCGCACCTTCGAGATCAGCCACCACCGCACCCGCATCATGGAGCGCTTCTTTTATCCGGCGATGCTGGGCGACACCGTCGATCCCAACTGGCACCAGTTGCTGCTCGGCGAACTCGCCAAGCCGCGCAGCCCGATGGACCGCTGGGATTCGCTGGGCTGGCGGCTACGGCGCAACTACCTGTGGATCTACGTGGGCATTCTGATCGCCTGGATCGCCAAGCTCGACACGGTGCGCAACAAGCAGATGGCCTTCAGCCCGATCACCCTCATCGACGCGGCCCATATCGGCAGCTTTCCCGGCTGGGGCGTGTGGGTGCTGGTGGGCATCTTCTACGCCTACCTGCTGCGGCTGGCGATCAAGGCCAGCAAAACCTATCCGCTGGAAGAAGGCTAG
- a CDS encoding MurR/RpiR family transcriptional regulator, producing the protein MTRTLAPRSSVPGGALGRIRLQADNLSPSLRRVADHVLQDADNVVHQTITELATNVGVGEATITRLCRKLDFAGFHAFKIALAADVLGRESQTPPPDGSLKAQASHLARQTAQTLEDTAQLLDPDVLEQVADRLARAPRVDLTGQGNSGLLAVYFAHRLMRIGITAVVHADPHMAAVAISSVPRGGVVIGLSSSGSTIDTVQHLKLAQAQGHFTVALTHRARSPVTRYASAVLFTSTQEDPLSDSVLGTLTSQVLTLEMLYRAVLSRRPEAHAMLRVTAESVAEKKY; encoded by the coding sequence GTGACCCGAACCCTCGCTCCCCGCTCCAGCGTTCCTGGCGGCGCCCTGGGCCGTATTCGCCTGCAGGCCGACAACCTCTCGCCCAGCCTGCGCCGGGTGGCCGACCACGTGCTGCAGGACGCCGACAACGTGGTGCACCAGACCATCACCGAACTGGCCACCAATGTCGGCGTGGGCGAGGCGACCATTACCCGGCTGTGCCGCAAGCTTGACTTTGCCGGCTTTCACGCCTTCAAGATCGCGCTGGCCGCCGACGTGCTGGGGCGCGAAAGCCAGACGCCGCCGCCGGACGGCAGCCTGAAAGCCCAGGCCAGCCACCTCGCCCGGCAAACCGCCCAGACCCTCGAGGACACCGCCCAGCTGCTCGACCCCGACGTGCTGGAGCAGGTCGCCGACCGCCTCGCCCGCGCGCCCCGGGTGGACCTGACCGGGCAGGGCAACAGCGGCCTGCTGGCGGTGTACTTCGCCCACCGCTTGATGCGCATCGGCATCACGGCGGTGGTGCATGCCGATCCGCACATGGCGGCGGTGGCAATCAGCAGCGTGCCCAGAGGCGGGGTGGTAATCGGCCTGAGCAGTTCCGGCAGCACCATCGACACGGTGCAGCACCTGAAACTGGCCCAGGCGCAGGGCCACTTCACGGTGGCGCTGACCCACCGCGCCCGAAGTCCGGTCACCCGCTACGCCAGCGCGGTGCTGTTTACCTCCACCCAGGAAGACCCGCTGAGTGACAGCGTGCTCGGCACCCTCACCTCGCAGGTGCTGACGCTGGAAATGCTCTACCGGGCGGTGCTCTCCCGCCGCCCCGAGGCCCACGCCATGCTGCGCGTCACCGCCGAATCGGTGGCCGAAAAAAAGTACTGA
- a CDS encoding YceI family protein, with protein MLIAAQRSFRALSVIGLCLGLAGHAGAQTVHYRTVSDPSTQAQFNFRVTLIPVPGHIKAVKARLNFDPQQLGAVSGEVRVPLATLDTGIGLRDRHARAYLKAEQFPEAVFTLKSLSSPGRLPVGQTVQGIVNGTFSLAGISRALSTPVTLQRSASGRITVRTSFNLTLRDHGVRIPGADADTDVQVTFTVAPQ; from the coding sequence ATGCTTATTGCGGCGCAGCGCAGCTTCCGCGCGCTGTCGGTCATCGGTCTTTGCCTGGGGCTAGCGGGGCACGCCGGAGCCCAGACGGTCCACTACCGCACGGTCAGCGATCCGTCTACCCAGGCGCAGTTCAACTTCCGGGTCACCCTGATCCCGGTGCCGGGTCACATCAAAGCCGTCAAGGCCCGGCTGAACTTCGATCCTCAGCAACTCGGCGCCGTCAGCGGTGAAGTCAGGGTGCCGCTGGCGACCCTCGACACCGGCATCGGCCTGCGTGACCGCCACGCCCGGGCCTACCTCAAGGCCGAGCAGTTTCCTGAGGCCGTGTTCACCCTCAAAAGCCTCTCGTCGCCCGGCCGCCTGCCCGTCGGCCAGACGGTGCAGGGCATCGTGAACGGCACCTTCAGCCTGGCCGGAATCAGCCGCGCCCTGAGCACTCCGGTGACGCTGCAGCGCTCGGCCTCGGGCAGGATCACCGTCAGGACCAGCTTCAACTTGACGCTGCGCGACCACGGCGTCCGCATTCCCGGCGCCGACGCCGACACCGACGTGCAGGTGACGTTCACCGTCGCTCCGCAGTAG